Proteins from one Chitinophaga oryzae genomic window:
- a CDS encoding nuclear transport factor 2 family protein: MENPFDAKKLLEAYYDGFSKKEGWEHTLSDDFRFIGGDMTNPNPVVGKQAYIEIIRRFSQRFESMRVQQVIVEGDKAAVIANYDFVFQNGARINGNVAEYWTIDHGKLSSLTIFFDTQTFMNNSK; the protein is encoded by the coding sequence ATGGAAAATCCTTTTGATGCAAAAAAACTATTGGAGGCCTATTATGATGGATTCTCAAAGAAGGAAGGTTGGGAGCATACCTTGTCAGACGACTTCCGGTTCATTGGCGGTGATATGACAAACCCGAACCCTGTTGTGGGAAAGCAGGCCTATATTGAAATTATCAGGCGCTTCTCGCAACGTTTTGAAAGTATGCGCGTGCAGCAGGTGATCGTTGAAGGAGACAAGGCTGCTGTAATCGCCAATTATGATTTCGTTTTTCAGAATGGCGCCAGGATAAATGGGAATGTGGCAGAATACTGGACGATTGATCATGGCAAACTCAGTTCTCTGACAATTTTTTTTGATACACAGACTTTTATGAATAATTCGAAGTAG
- a CDS encoding winged helix-turn-helix transcriptional regulator — protein MENKRSDCPISCSLEVFGDKWSLLIIRDIMLRDKVSFSEFLASEEKIATNILVNRLNLLESEKILVKEVSPLNKSKFVYSLTQKGADLLPIVIEIMDWGAKYNKNCPRKELGKRIKSDKPAVIKELTSELKKKIK, from the coding sequence ATGGAAAACAAAAGGTCCGATTGCCCAATCAGTTGTTCTTTGGAGGTATTTGGCGACAAATGGTCTTTGTTGATCATTCGCGATATTATGTTACGGGACAAGGTATCCTTCAGCGAATTTTTGGCGTCAGAAGAAAAGATAGCCACCAATATTCTTGTCAACAGGCTGAACCTTTTAGAATCGGAGAAAATCCTGGTAAAAGAAGTATCGCCCTTAAACAAGTCGAAATTCGTATATAGCCTCACTCAAAAAGGGGCCGATTTACTGCCAATTGTGATTGAAATAATGGATTGGGGCGCCAAATACAATAAAAATTGTCCGAGGAAAGAGCTGGGTAAACGAATTAAGAGCGATAAGCCGGCGGTGATTAAGGAGTTGACTTCGGAGCTGAAAAAGAAAATAAAATAG
- a CDS encoding 3-keto-disaccharide hydrolase translates to MKKRLSYLLVLTLLYCMACRQTAKENSPQWVSLFNGKDLDDWIVKIHHHNAGDNFGNTFRVEDSIIKVRYDQYGDFNDQFGHLYYKRPFSHYHLKFEYRFVGKWYPSAPEYTLLNSGVMFHSQDPRAMPKEQDWPISVEMQLLAGLGDGNARPTGNMCSPGTNVVYKGKLDPQHCIESSSKTYEGEQWVRGELIVLGDSLITHIINGDTVLQYSKPQIGGGVVNNYDPAVKIDGKLLSEGYIALQSEGQPVDFRNIRILDLRPVNK, encoded by the coding sequence ATGAAAAAAAGACTTTCGTACCTTCTCGTACTGACGCTGCTGTATTGCATGGCTTGCCGGCAAACCGCAAAAGAAAACAGCCCGCAATGGGTAAGCCTGTTTAACGGCAAAGACCTGGATGACTGGATCGTGAAAATTCATCATCACAATGCCGGCGATAATTTTGGTAATACCTTCCGGGTGGAGGATAGCATCATTAAGGTACGTTATGACCAGTACGGCGATTTTAACGATCAGTTTGGGCATCTCTATTATAAACGTCCGTTCTCACATTATCACCTGAAATTTGAGTATCGCTTTGTAGGGAAATGGTATCCTTCTGCGCCGGAATATACACTGCTAAACAGCGGTGTAATGTTTCACTCCCAGGACCCCCGCGCCATGCCAAAGGAACAGGATTGGCCGATTTCCGTGGAAATGCAGCTGCTCGCAGGTCTGGGAGACGGCAATGCCCGTCCTACCGGCAATATGTGCTCTCCCGGGACCAACGTTGTATATAAAGGAAAGCTGGACCCGCAGCATTGTATTGAATCTTCATCCAAAACATATGAAGGCGAACAATGGGTGAGAGGCGAGCTGATTGTACTGGGCGACTCGCTCATCACGCATATCATCAATGGCGATACCGTGCTGCAATATTCAAAGCCCCAAATCGGCGGCGGTGTGGTAAACAACTATGACCCCGCGGTGAAAATAGACGGAAAACTGTTGTCAGAAGGTTATATCGCCTTGCAAAGTGAAGGGCAGCCGGTGGACTTCAGGAATATCCGGATACTGGACCTTCGCCCTGTTAATAAATAG